One Kineococcus aurantiacus genomic window carries:
- a CDS encoding sugar phosphate isomerase/epimerase family protein translates to MPQISSEPQYGVDLVTFYHPGFWGVSTAEEMVAWCAQHPREMWERMLDALAEAGVPWIELTFPPLDFRSALAAFGSVDGVLEAFGARGVRVLSGFLNGTHWGGLSPQEAVAEVAEYAAFLRGTGAGILVLGTPMLAGGPDAPVPAMTADEHRRLLGHLAGVCDAVGASLAEAGIRLAVHTESHSVTVTAEDVRTLMALTDPELVGLCPDSAHLTLSGQDPVALAREFADRVLVSHWKDAAGPFPADLVLDEDVHAVHRRFMRPMGQGVVDWPAWAAVMATTPTAGVRLLELDAAPDPVAELRAARAVAEGLAPVAG, encoded by the coding sequence ATGCCGCAAATCTCCTCCGAGCCGCAGTACGGCGTCGACCTCGTGACCTTCTACCACCCCGGCTTCTGGGGGGTGTCCACCGCCGAGGAGATGGTCGCCTGGTGCGCGCAGCACCCCCGCGAGATGTGGGAGCGCATGCTCGACGCCCTCGCCGAAGCCGGCGTCCCGTGGATCGAGCTGACCTTCCCGCCCCTGGACTTCCGCAGCGCGCTCGCCGCGTTCGGTTCCGTCGACGGCGTGCTGGAGGCGTTCGGGGCCCGCGGGGTGCGGGTCCTGTCGGGGTTCCTGAACGGCACGCACTGGGGCGGGCTCAGCCCGCAGGAGGCCGTCGCGGAGGTGGCCGAGTACGCGGCCTTCCTGCGCGGGACCGGAGCGGGGATCCTCGTCCTGGGCACCCCGATGCTGGCCGGCGGCCCGGACGCGCCCGTGCCGGCGATGACCGCGGACGAGCACCGGCGGTTGCTGGGGCACCTGGCCGGGGTGTGCGACGCGGTGGGCGCGTCGCTGGCCGAGGCAGGGATCCGGCTGGCGGTCCACACCGAGTCGCATTCGGTCACCGTGACCGCCGAGGACGTCCGCACCCTGATGGCGCTGACCGACCCGGAGCTCGTGGGCCTGTGCCCGGACTCGGCGCACCTCACGCTGTCCGGCCAGGACCCGGTGGCGCTGGCCCGGGAGTTCGCCGACCGGGTGCTCGTCTCGCACTGGAAGGACGCCGCCGGGCCCTTCCCGGCCGACCTGGTCCTCGACGAGGACGTCCACGCGGTGCACCGGCGCTTCATGCGCCCCATGGGGCAGGGCGTCGTGGACTGGCCGGCCTGGGCCGCCGTGATGGCCACCACGCCGACCGCCGGGGTGCGGCTGCTGGAACTGGACGCGGCGCCGGACCCCGTGGCCGAGCTGCGGGCGGCGCGGGCCGTCGCCGAGGGGCTCGCCCCGGTCGCCGGCTGA
- a CDS encoding ABC transporter permease subunit codes for MASTTSRPAPGATSSAPRGPALRRPGRAGRGRRASLDLVGWGFVLPFVLVFAVFSVAPAAMALFLSLTDIGIGDLTSPFAVDVVGLGNYTGILRSEDFQRAMLNTALFVVVGVPVTMGAGFVLALALDSGIRRLRSVFRAVVYVPVIANVVAAAVLWQYAFTREGPVNGFLGALGVDGPNWLGRPGWAVVAVLLLTVWRNIGTCMVLFLAGLQSVPEEVHEAAALDGAGYWRRVTAMTVPLLRPTTLLVSVLMSVSFLNIFDEPYLVTDGGPLSATTSVAKWVYDQFGYGRIADSMAGSMVLLVVVLVVSTAQVRLLRSKH; via the coding sequence GTGGCCTCCACCACCTCCCGCCCCGCCCCGGGAGCCACGTCGTCCGCACCCCGCGGTCCGGCGCTGCGACGCCCCGGCCGGGCCGGGCGGGGCCGGCGCGCCTCCCTGGACCTCGTCGGCTGGGGTTTCGTCCTGCCGTTCGTGCTCGTCTTCGCGGTCTTCAGCGTCGCGCCGGCGGCCATGGCGCTGTTCCTCAGCCTCACCGACATCGGGATCGGCGACCTCACCAGCCCGTTCGCCGTCGACGTCGTGGGGCTGGGGAACTACACCGGCATCCTGCGCAGTGAGGACTTCCAACGGGCGATGCTGAACACCGCGCTGTTCGTGGTGGTGGGGGTGCCCGTCACCATGGGTGCCGGTTTCGTGCTGGCCCTGGCGCTCGACTCCGGCATCCGGCGGCTGCGCAGCGTCTTCCGCGCCGTCGTCTACGTGCCCGTCATCGCGAACGTGGTCGCCGCGGCGGTGCTGTGGCAGTACGCGTTCACCCGGGAGGGACCGGTCAACGGGTTCTTGGGCGCCCTCGGCGTCGACGGGCCCAACTGGCTGGGCCGGCCCGGGTGGGCGGTGGTCGCGGTGCTGCTGCTGACCGTGTGGCGGAACATCGGCACCTGCATGGTGCTGTTCCTCGCCGGTCTGCAGTCGGTGCCCGAGGAGGTGCACGAGGCCGCGGCGCTGGACGGGGCCGGGTACTGGCGCAGGGTGACCGCCATGACGGTCCCGCTCCTGCGGCCCACGACGCTGCTGGTCTCGGTCCTCATGAGCGTGTCCTTCCTCAACATCTTCGACGAGCCGTACCTCGTGACAGACGGGGGGCCGCTGAGCGCGACCACCTCGGTGGCGAAGTGGGTCTACGACCAGTTCGGCTACGGCCGGATCGCCGACTCGATGGCCGGTTCGATGGTCCTTCTCGTCGTGGTGCTCGTCGTGAGCACCGCCCAGGTGCGTCTGCTGAGGTCGAAGCATTGA
- a CDS encoding isopenicillin N synthase family dioxygenase, which translates to MTATPPMTELQRESRMGALGTERDREIPQVDLSDFEARRAEITEALWSAATEVGFFQIVNHGIPAAEVDRAFAMAKAFFDLPVEVKQQFPLDKPKNSGWESGTQVRPSVGTPDRKESYQITRPHMAGLLPSPEQLPGFAEFMLGFETRCWELAMRVLSCFADRLGLDRDFFARAHDPASDTYQSTLRILHYPELPADVAAEPGVWRAGAHTDFDCLTLLFQRTGQGGLQVCPGRDLEAPEWTSVVPSDDAITCNIGDMLMRWSDDQLLSNFHRVRMPGAGEYTGPRYSMPFFAQANREVLIETPQGTYPPITAADYLAERIRANYGTPKA; encoded by the coding sequence ATGACCGCCACCCCTCCCATGACCGAACTGCAGCGCGAGTCCCGCATGGGCGCGCTCGGCACCGAGCGCGACCGCGAGATCCCGCAGGTCGACCTGTCCGACTTCGAGGCCCGCCGGGCCGAGATCACCGAGGCGCTGTGGTCGGCGGCCACCGAGGTCGGGTTCTTCCAGATCGTGAACCACGGCATCCCGGCCGCCGAGGTCGACCGCGCCTTCGCGATGGCGAAGGCGTTCTTCGACCTCCCCGTCGAGGTCAAGCAGCAGTTCCCGCTCGACAAGCCGAAGAACTCCGGGTGGGAGTCGGGCACCCAGGTGCGCCCCTCGGTCGGCACCCCCGACCGCAAGGAGTCCTACCAGATCACCCGCCCGCACATGGCCGGCCTCCTGCCCTCGCCGGAGCAGCTGCCGGGGTTCGCCGAGTTCATGCTCGGTTTCGAGACGCGCTGCTGGGAACTGGCGATGCGGGTCCTGTCCTGCTTCGCCGACCGCCTGGGTCTGGACCGCGACTTCTTCGCCCGCGCGCACGACCCGGCCTCGGACACCTACCAGTCGACCCTGCGGATCCTGCACTACCCCGAGCTCCCGGCGGACGTCGCCGCCGAGCCGGGGGTGTGGCGCGCCGGGGCGCACACCGACTTCGACTGCCTGACGCTGCTCTTCCAGCGCACCGGGCAGGGCGGGCTGCAGGTCTGCCCCGGCCGGGACCTGGAAGCCCCGGAGTGGACGTCGGTCGTCCCCTCCGACGACGCCATCACGTGCAACATCGGCGACATGCTCATGCGCTGGAGCGACGACCAGCTGCTGTCCAACTTCCACCGCGTGCGGATGCCCGGCGCGGGGGAGTACACCGGCCCGCGCTACAGCATGCCGTTCTTCGCCCAGGCCAACCGCGAGGTGCTCATCGAGACGCCGCAGGGCACCTACCCGCCGATCACCGCGGCCGACTACCTCGCCGAGCGGATCCGCGCCAACTACGGCACGCCGAAGGCCTGA
- a CDS encoding ROK family protein gives MPPVDPAVMRRLNATLTFRLLREAPAPLTMTQLTRGTELSRRTLELILDDLTADGWVREVTVGSSGVGRPPRAFEFQPGNALFAAVQLDSHAVRAVVADTHGRLLASERRVLGDYLDPGTTLDQAVDALNAALVASGRQVGAVRAGAVAMPGLVDAEGLVIGLVDAPVWTGVRPSAVLAQSFPFPFVGDNDANLAAVGERWKGAAQGVDSFTWLLAGARNGAGIVIRGEVHRGFRSSAGEIVRAPAVGMSELHEHPLGGLTHPDPRHRARAAQIVERIRSGDREAGALLDEFAAPLARVLATLVWTIAPPLVVLGGGLELAADVLVPRLEAALAAGGAPAVPVRATSLQGDAVLLGALHEARASVDEDLLRAKA, from the coding sequence GTGCCACCCGTGGACCCCGCCGTCATGCGGCGCCTGAACGCCACCCTGACGTTCCGCCTCCTGCGCGAGGCGCCCGCCCCGCTGACGATGACCCAGCTCACCCGCGGGACCGAACTGTCCCGACGCACCCTCGAGCTCATCCTCGACGACCTCACCGCCGACGGGTGGGTGCGGGAGGTGACGGTCGGCTCCAGCGGGGTCGGGCGCCCGCCGCGGGCGTTCGAGTTCCAGCCGGGCAACGCGCTCTTCGCCGCGGTCCAGCTGGACTCGCACGCGGTGCGCGCCGTGGTCGCCGACACGCACGGACGGCTGCTGGCCTCCGAGCGCAGGGTCCTGGGCGACTACCTCGACCCGGGGACGACGCTCGACCAGGCCGTCGACGCGCTGAACGCCGCACTGGTCGCCTCCGGGCGTCAGGTGGGGGCCGTGCGGGCCGGGGCGGTGGCGATGCCCGGTCTGGTCGACGCCGAGGGGCTGGTGATCGGGCTGGTCGACGCCCCGGTCTGGACCGGCGTCCGGCCGTCAGCCGTTCTGGCGCAGTCGTTCCCGTTCCCCTTCGTCGGGGACAACGACGCGAACCTGGCGGCCGTCGGGGAACGCTGGAAGGGTGCCGCGCAGGGGGTGGACAGTTTCACGTGGCTGCTGGCGGGGGCCCGCAACGGTGCGGGGATCGTCATCCGCGGCGAGGTCCACCGGGGTTTCCGCAGCTCGGCCGGTGAGATCGTCCGCGCGCCGGCGGTGGGCATGTCCGAACTGCACGAGCACCCGCTCGGCGGCCTGACCCACCCCGACCCGCGCCACCGGGCGCGCGCCGCGCAGATCGTCGAGCGGATCCGTTCCGGGGACCGCGAGGCCGGTGCGCTGCTCGACGAGTTCGCCGCCCCGCTGGCCCGGGTGCTGGCGACGCTGGTGTGGACGATCGCCCCGCCGCTGGTCGTGCTGGGGGGCGGGCTGGAGCTGGCCGCCGACGTCCTCGTCCCTCGGCTGGAGGCCGCGCTGGCGGCCGGAGGGGCACCGGCGGTGCCCGTCCGCGCCACGTCCCTGCAGGGGGACGCCGTGCTGCTGGGGGCTCTGCACGAGGCGCGGGCCAGCGTCGACGAGGACCTGCTGCGAGCGAAGGCCTAG
- a CDS encoding GMC oxidoreductase: protein MTSHTAAADLLIVGGGLMGAAVAARARAGRPGTRIVIVDAGRPIGTVAGAHLHDSAEPDVRETYLQRVEPGVQSLYLGADPTPSLGGSIRDARPGMYNVSAFGSDAAAMPAAAVGLNAGGMGVHWTAATPWPWGAEVFDEDAGAFAADLATAQRLLRVQARPFAPTEVGDRVLQVLDGLFGPVSAPGRHPQAMPMAVAPGRVGPLARTGPNVVLPRLLDGPGDDFEVLTGTVALRLVHDGTRVAGVEVRDTRTGEERTVTAAAVVVAADTFRTPQLLFASGIRPEALGTHLNEHAFLTGQVLVDLPRLGVDLESVPPPLEGEWVVGSHWLPHSGDAQPFHGQIMDRLFVDEAGGRLGYSTGASLYVPTDVDPANRLVFDEDEVDAAGLPRLRVEYRYTAGDLARIEEGRATQRRLCEALGDFEPDRDSALLAPGSSLHWTGTTRSGRHDDGTSVCDPSGRVWGFSNLHLAGGSVVPTPVTANSTLTAVVTAVRAARGTLDALEQETGALVL from the coding sequence TTGACCAGCCACACCGCTGCCGCCGACCTGCTCATCGTCGGCGGTGGACTCATGGGGGCCGCGGTCGCGGCCCGGGCCCGGGCCGGACGCCCGGGCACGCGGATCGTGATCGTCGACGCCGGCCGGCCGATCGGGACGGTCGCCGGCGCCCACCTGCACGACTCGGCCGAGCCCGACGTGCGCGAGACCTACCTGCAGCGCGTCGAGCCGGGCGTGCAGTCCCTGTACCTCGGCGCGGACCCGACGCCCTCCCTCGGGGGCAGCATCCGCGACGCCCGCCCGGGCATGTACAACGTGTCCGCCTTCGGCTCCGACGCCGCCGCCATGCCCGCCGCGGCCGTCGGGCTCAACGCCGGGGGCATGGGCGTGCACTGGACGGCGGCGACGCCGTGGCCCTGGGGCGCGGAGGTCTTCGACGAGGACGCCGGCGCCTTCGCCGCCGACCTGGCGACCGCGCAGCGGCTGCTGCGCGTGCAGGCCCGGCCGTTCGCCCCCACCGAGGTCGGCGACCGCGTCCTGCAGGTGCTGGACGGGCTGTTCGGACCCGTCAGCGCACCGGGGCGGCACCCGCAGGCCATGCCCATGGCGGTGGCGCCGGGCCGGGTCGGGCCGCTGGCGCGCACCGGTCCCAACGTGGTCCTGCCCCGCCTGCTGGACGGCCCCGGCGACGACTTCGAGGTGCTCACCGGGACGGTGGCCCTGCGCCTGGTCCACGACGGCACCCGGGTCGCCGGGGTCGAGGTCCGCGACACCCGCACCGGCGAGGAGCGCACGGTCACCGCCGCCGCCGTCGTCGTCGCGGCCGACACCTTCCGCACGCCGCAGCTGCTGTTCGCCTCCGGCATCCGGCCGGAGGCGCTGGGCACCCACCTCAACGAGCACGCCTTCCTCACCGGTCAGGTCCTGGTCGACCTGCCGCGGCTGGGGGTGGACCTGGAGTCGGTCCCGCCGCCGCTGGAGGGGGAGTGGGTCGTCGGTTCCCACTGGCTGCCGCACAGCGGGGACGCGCAGCCCTTCCACGGCCAGATCATGGACCGCCTGTTCGTCGACGAGGCCGGAGGGCGCCTGGGGTACTCGACGGGCGCCTCGCTCTACGTCCCGACCGACGTCGACCCGGCCAACCGGCTGGTGTTCGACGAGGACGAGGTCGACGCGGCGGGTCTGCCCCGGCTGCGCGTGGAGTACCGGTACACGGCCGGTGACCTGGCCCGCATCGAGGAGGGCCGGGCCACCCAGCGCCGGCTCTGCGAGGCCCTGGGCGACTTCGAGCCGGACCGCGACTCGGCGCTGCTGGCGCCGGGTTCCTCGTTGCACTGGACGGGGACCACCCGCAGCGGCCGGCACGACGACGGCACCTCCGTGTGCGACCCGTCGGGCCGCGTGTGGGGTTTCTCCAACCTGCACCTCGCCGGGGGTTCGGTGGTCCCGACACCGGTGACCGCGAACTCCACCCTGACCGCGGTGGTCACCGCCGTCCGGGCGGCCCGCGGAACCCTCGACGCCCTCGAGCAGGAGACGGGCGCGCTCGTCCTCTGA
- a CDS encoding extracellular solute-binding protein, translating into MLVRPDRSTSRRTVLAGASAAALTAGLAACGRSDAGESESSATISVDDAPATGTVEFWAGAPDGDSLPPFVAAFKEENPDVTVNVTTIPSSEFDTKLTAAIASGRVPDLVSLYSQTQSSILATGAFQTVPEGLLDMSSFFEPALAGVTTADGAHKAVPWYAYARVNYYRKDVVEGLGLTPPTTWEENEAFCRQLVDAGHPTPLGMSVEWDEYSAEALSEYVRQNGSSFTTEDGTGWTINAPANVEALEYFASLFTSGYSSPDGPAFLDVVPWLTSGKNVANISNGPWLPGWIDEAAGEGYVAKNIGVYAQPAGPGGVKASALGGGSLGVLDRGGNAQAAWKFVEYLSRPQVQVQWYQAFGNLPAVEAAWDDPSIADDELLAPVRESLPTAFGAPTAATWSQVADVIGQQMERVVRGGSTAQAALDEAQAQAEALGTGA; encoded by the coding sequence ATGCTCGTCCGTCCTGACCGGTCCACGTCCCGCCGGACGGTGCTCGCCGGCGCCTCCGCGGCCGCCCTGACCGCGGGTCTTGCCGCGTGCGGTCGCAGCGACGCCGGTGAGTCCGAGTCGTCGGCCACGATCAGCGTCGACGACGCACCGGCCACCGGGACCGTCGAGTTCTGGGCGGGAGCCCCGGACGGCGACTCGCTGCCGCCCTTCGTCGCGGCGTTCAAGGAGGAGAACCCCGACGTCACGGTGAACGTCACCACGATCCCGTCGTCGGAGTTCGACACCAAGCTCACCGCGGCCATCGCCTCCGGCCGGGTGCCCGACCTGGTGTCCCTGTACTCCCAGACCCAGTCCTCGATCCTGGCGACCGGGGCGTTCCAGACCGTCCCCGAGGGACTGCTGGACATGAGCTCGTTCTTCGAGCCCGCGCTCGCCGGGGTCACCACCGCGGACGGGGCGCACAAGGCCGTGCCGTGGTACGCCTACGCCCGCGTGAACTACTACCGCAAGGACGTCGTCGAGGGCCTGGGCCTCACCCCGCCGACCACGTGGGAGGAGAACGAGGCCTTCTGCCGGCAGCTCGTGGACGCCGGTCACCCCACCCCCCTGGGCATGTCGGTCGAGTGGGACGAGTACTCCGCGGAGGCGCTGTCGGAGTACGTGCGCCAGAACGGCTCGTCCTTCACGACCGAGGACGGCACGGGGTGGACCATCAACGCCCCCGCCAACGTGGAGGCGCTGGAGTACTTCGCCTCGCTGTTCACCTCGGGGTACTCCTCGCCCGACGGACCGGCCTTCCTCGACGTGGTCCCGTGGCTCACGTCGGGGAAGAACGTCGCGAACATCTCCAACGGCCCGTGGCTGCCGGGCTGGATCGACGAGGCGGCGGGCGAGGGGTACGTGGCGAAGAACATCGGCGTCTACGCGCAGCCGGCCGGGCCCGGCGGGGTCAAGGCCTCCGCGCTCGGCGGCGGCAGCCTCGGCGTCCTCGACCGCGGCGGCAACGCCCAGGCCGCCTGGAAGTTCGTGGAGTACCTCTCCCGGCCCCAGGTCCAGGTGCAGTGGTACCAGGCCTTCGGCAACCTGCCCGCCGTCGAGGCCGCCTGGGACGACCCCTCGATCGCCGACGACGAACTGCTGGCCCCGGTGCGCGAGTCCCTCCCGACCGCCTTCGGCGCCCCGACGGCGGCCACCTGGAGCCAGGTCGCCGACGTCATCGGCCAGCAGATGGAGCGGGTCGTGCGGGGCGGGTCGACGGCGCAGGCGGCGCTGGACGAGGCGCAGGCCCAGGCCGAGGCGCTGGGGACCGGGGCCTGA
- a CDS encoding amidohydrolase family protein, whose translation MPTPQLTASPTTTPPPPAVLDVSVWTGTGWTDHQDVLIEDGTVTGIRDHRPGSPGLDGSGAHLLPGFVNTHTHLQQATCRGVGEGQPLLAWLLSVGEHMASVTPESAYLATVAGALEGLRSGTTTLVEHLWPHPSREVHAALLRGLEDVGVRALVGRGIADRPDPSRRWGFDPRLMEPLEDVLAHVDELVAGTRGSRTTPALAVPNPRSLTPEGLRAVAGFAGERDLRISIHLLETETDDVMCREHTGRGAVQYLDEAGFLSDRVLAVHGVALSGEDIRVLADRGAALSHNPVSNMRLGSGVAPVPALLAAGVPVGLGVDGAASNDRQDMLETLRTTAYVQRATHRRADLLGFADVVAMAVDGAGGVLGLPRRPGGGVTVGTPADLTLVRFDRDFGCLPVREPGAALLTTGSPRIVDTVMVDGEVVVRDGRSTRIDEDRLVAALRA comes from the coding sequence GTGCCGACCCCGCAGCTGACCGCCAGCCCCACGACCACCCCGCCCCCGCCGGCCGTCCTCGACGTGTCGGTGTGGACGGGGACGGGCTGGACCGACCACCAGGACGTCCTGATCGAGGACGGCACCGTGACCGGGATCCGCGACCACCGCCCCGGCTCACCCGGTCTCGACGGCTCCGGCGCCCACCTGCTGCCGGGGTTCGTCAACACCCACACGCACCTGCAGCAGGCGACCTGCCGCGGGGTGGGCGAGGGCCAGCCGCTGCTGGCCTGGCTGCTGTCGGTGGGTGAGCACATGGCGTCCGTGACGCCGGAGTCGGCCTACCTGGCGACCGTCGCGGGGGCGCTGGAGGGGCTGCGCAGCGGGACGACGACGCTCGTGGAGCACCTGTGGCCGCACCCGTCCCGTGAGGTGCACGCCGCCTTGCTGCGGGGGCTGGAGGACGTCGGGGTGCGGGCCCTGGTCGGGCGCGGGATCGCCGACCGCCCCGACCCCAGCCGCCGGTGGGGTTTCGACCCGCGGCTGATGGAACCGCTGGAGGACGTCCTGGCCCACGTCGACGAGCTCGTCGCCGGGACCCGCGGTTCGCGCACCACCCCCGCCCTGGCGGTGCCCAACCCGCGCAGCCTCACCCCCGAGGGCCTGCGCGCCGTCGCCGGGTTCGCCGGCGAGCGGGACCTGCGCATCTCGATCCACCTGCTGGAGACCGAGACCGACGACGTCATGTGCCGCGAGCACACCGGCCGCGGCGCCGTGCAGTACCTGGACGAGGCGGGTTTCCTCAGCGACCGGGTGCTCGCCGTGCACGGGGTGGCCCTGAGCGGTGAGGACATCCGCGTGCTCGCCGACCGCGGTGCCGCGCTGTCCCACAACCCGGTCTCGAACATGCGGCTGGGGTCCGGGGTCGCGCCGGTCCCCGCGCTGCTCGCGGCGGGCGTGCCGGTGGGGCTCGGGGTGGACGGGGCGGCCTCCAACGACCGGCAGGACATGCTGGAGACGTTGCGCACCACCGCCTACGTGCAGCGCGCGACGCACCGTCGTGCCGACCTGCTGGGTTTCGCCGACGTGGTCGCGATGGCCGTCGACGGGGCCGGCGGCGTGCTGGGGCTGCCCCGCCGGCCCGGTGGCGGGGTGACGGTCGGCACCCCGGCGGACCTGACGCTGGTCCGCTTCGACCGCGACTTCGGGTGCCTGCCGGTGCGCGAACCCGGCGCCGCCCTGCTGACCACGGGCAGCCCGCGCATCGTCGACACCGTCATGGTCGACGGCGAGGTCGTGGTGCGCGACGGCCGCAGCACGCGCATCGACGAGGACCGGCTGGTCGCGGCCCTGCGCGCCTGA
- a CDS encoding NAD-dependent epimerase/dehydratase family protein: MRVFTTGASGWIGTALTTQLTAAGHEVVGLARSAASARTVEALGARAVRGDVSQHDVVIEQARQADAVAHLAFTLDFARFEETVDNEVALLAALGEALHGSGKTFVAASGTPILPGRTATEDDVLDPAGPAGARARTADAVLALSRHGIRSAVVRMPRSVHGAGDRNGLIAGLVGLDRQLGTAAYVGDGHHRWPAVHLHDAARLFLLALQDAPDGAVLHAVGEEGVPLRAVAEVVAHRTGLPAGPVDPGPLGVFGTLLGTDQPASSALTRRLTGWEPVGPTLLEDLRAGHYTG, translated from the coding sequence GTGCGCGTGTTCACCACCGGAGCCTCAGGCTGGATCGGCACCGCCCTGACCACCCAGCTCACCGCCGCCGGCCACGAGGTCGTCGGCCTGGCCCGCTCAGCCGCCTCCGCCCGCACCGTCGAAGCGCTGGGCGCTCGCGCCGTGCGCGGCGACGTGAGCCAGCACGACGTCGTCATCGAACAGGCCCGGCAGGCCGACGCCGTGGCGCACCTGGCGTTCACCCTCGACTTCGCCCGGTTCGAGGAGACCGTCGACAACGAGGTCGCCCTCCTCGCCGCGCTCGGTGAAGCCCTGCACGGCAGCGGGAAGACCTTCGTCGCCGCCTCAGGGACCCCGATCCTGCCCGGGCGCACCGCCACCGAGGACGACGTCCTCGACCCCGCCGGACCCGCCGGCGCCCGGGCCCGCACCGCCGACGCGGTCCTGGCCCTGTCCCGGCACGGCATCCGCTCCGCCGTGGTGCGCATGCCCCGGTCCGTGCACGGCGCCGGGGACCGCAACGGCCTGATCGCCGGCCTCGTCGGCCTCGACCGGCAACTGGGGACCGCCGCCTACGTCGGTGACGGTCACCACCGCTGGCCCGCGGTCCACCTGCACGACGCGGCCCGCCTGTTCCTGCTGGCCCTGCAGGACGCGCCGGACGGCGCCGTGCTGCACGCCGTCGGCGAGGAGGGCGTTCCCCTGCGCGCCGTCGCCGAGGTCGTCGCGCACCGGACCGGCCTGCCCGCCGGGCCCGTCGACCCCGGGCCCCTGGGCGTCTTCGGCACCCTCCTGGGCACCGACCAGCCCGCCTCCAGCGCCCTCACGCGCCGGCTCACCGGGTGGGAACCGGTCGGCCCGACCCTGCTGGAGGACCTGCGGGCCGGTCACTACACCGGCTGA
- a CDS encoding FCD domain-containing protein, whose amino-acid sequence MTEVELLVDSVYSTLLDRIVDGRLSPGSVLSVSALAVELGVSRSPVRESVQRLVAEGVAVTVAHTGARVATVTLADLEEVLRVREVLDGLAAAEATEAVGARDVARLEELVEAGERAVRGPVDPAGDAALDLRFHALLRELSGNATLAETLRRLEVRAHLFGAGLWADQRHRELAVAEHRGIVAAVAAGDVAAARTRAAAHVAALAVRMRRAAR is encoded by the coding sequence GTGACCGAGGTCGAACTCCTCGTCGACAGCGTCTACTCGACGCTGCTGGACCGGATCGTCGACGGCCGGCTCTCACCGGGATCGGTGCTCAGCGTCTCCGCGCTCGCCGTCGAGCTCGGCGTCAGCCGCAGCCCGGTGCGCGAATCGGTCCAGCGGCTCGTCGCCGAGGGCGTCGCGGTGACGGTCGCGCACACCGGGGCCCGGGTGGCGACGGTGACCCTGGCCGACCTCGAGGAGGTCCTGCGGGTGCGGGAGGTGCTCGACGGGCTCGCCGCCGCGGAGGCGACCGAGGCCGTCGGCGCGCGCGACGTCGCCCGCCTCGAGGAGCTGGTCGAGGCGGGTGAGCGGGCCGTGCGCGGACCGGTCGACCCGGCCGGCGACGCCGCGCTGGACCTGAGGTTCCACGCGCTGCTGCGCGAGCTGTCCGGCAACGCGACGCTCGCGGAGACCCTGCGCCGCCTGGAGGTCCGCGCGCACCTGTTCGGCGCGGGCCTGTGGGCCGACCAGCGCCACCGCGAACTCGCCGTCGCCGAGCACCGCGGCATCGTCGCGGCGGTCGCGGCCGGCGACGTCGCGGCGGCCCGCACCCGGGCCGCCGCCCACGTCGCCGCGCTCGCCGTCCGGATGCGGCGCGCCGCCCGCTGA
- a CDS encoding TetR family transcriptional regulator, giving the protein MARWEPDARGRLWRAAVDLFVEQGYEATTTAQIAQRAGLTRTTLFRLFPDKREILFQGQDALVGSAVEAIGQVPPGAPPVRALAAALAAMAGAHPSDRDGSRRLTALIAASPELSERAGAKRVALAAALQDALRERLGGARRAGLLADVGVRAYYDGFDTWIDADEDRPLTACVQEELDRCAHALRDVLGRRPVGAGD; this is encoded by the coding sequence GTGGCGCGATGGGAACCGGACGCACGGGGGCGGCTGTGGCGCGCCGCCGTCGACCTCTTCGTCGAGCAGGGCTACGAGGCCACCACGACCGCCCAGATCGCCCAGCGGGCCGGTCTGACCAGGACCACGCTGTTCCGCCTCTTCCCCGACAAGCGGGAGATCCTCTTCCAGGGGCAGGACGCGCTCGTCGGCTCCGCCGTCGAGGCGATCGGCCAGGTCCCCCCGGGTGCCCCACCGGTGCGGGCGCTCGCCGCCGCGCTGGCCGCGATGGCGGGGGCGCACCCCTCCGACCGTGACGGCAGCAGGCGCCTGACCGCGCTCATCGCGGCCAGTCCGGAGCTGAGCGAGCGCGCCGGTGCCAAACGGGTCGCCCTCGCCGCCGCCCTGCAGGACGCGCTGCGGGAACGGCTCGGTGGTGCCCGGCGCGCCGGTCTGCTGGCCGACGTGGGGGTCAGGGCCTACTACGACGGGTTCGACACCTGGATCGACGCCGACGAGGACCGGCCCCTCACCGCGTGCGTGCAGGAGGAGCTCGACCGGTGCGCACACGCGTTGCGCGACGTGCTCGGGCGACGACCGGTCGGTGCCGGGGACTGA